One Ochotona princeps isolate mOchPri1 chromosome 29, mOchPri1.hap1, whole genome shotgun sequence genomic region harbors:
- the LOC101526436 gene encoding zinc finger protein 84 isoform X1: MAMLQDSFSFGDLSVDFTRKEWQLLDPHQKKLYRDVMLENYSSLVSLGYKVVKPDIIFKLEQGEEPWIGDREVPCSDSTEKVWQVDHLMMWHQDNQDKLKNMRKDYECDAFGKNLSVNTVTLRKSNSESDLSGLILKHHLDLLIPETDYGRIESDDFTVFDKLFLPSKPEGADRWFKHCEFAKCNHESCRKSQIVIYHRTRLGEKLYECSQCRKRFSKKSSLIRHQNRHVREIAYGCGNCGKTFLQKSQFVTHHRTHTGEKPYDCSQCGKAFSQKSQLTSHQRTHTGEKPYECGECGKAFSRKSHLISHWRTHTGEKPYGCNECGRAFSEKSNLINHQRIHTGEKPFECRDCGKAFSRKSQLVTHHRTHTGTKPYGCSDCRKAFFEKSELIRHQTIHTGEKPYECSECRKAFRERSSLINHQRTHTGEKPHGCIQCGKAFSQKSHLISHQMTHTGEKPYVCSKCGKAFSRKSQLVRHQRTHTGEKPYECSECGKAFSEKLSLTNHQRIHTGEKPYVCSVCGRAFCQKSHLISHQRTHTGEKPYECTECGKAFGEKSSLATHQRTHTGEKPYECRDCEKAFSQKSQLNTHQRIHTGQKPYECFCGKAFFEKSELIRHQRTHTGEKPFECNECRKAFREKSSLINHQRIHTGEKPFECSECGKAFSRKSHLIPHQRTHTGERPFGCSDCRKAFSQKSQLVNHQRIHTGEKPYGCNECGKAFSQKSQLINHQRTHTERKS, translated from the exons ATGGCCATGCTGCAG GACTCATTTTCATTTGGAGATTTATCTGTGGACTTCACCCGGAAGGAATGGCAGCTGCTGGATCCTCATCAGAAGAAATTATACAGGGATGTCATGTTGGAGAACTATAGCAGCCTAGTGTCACTGG GGTATAAGGTTGTGAAACCAGATAtcatcttcaagttggagcaggGAGAAGAGCCTTGGATAGGAGATAGAGAAGTTCCCTGTTCAGATTCTACAG AAAAAGTCTGGCAAGTGGATCATCTCATGATGTGGCACCAGGATAACCAAGACAAacttaaaaatatgagaaaagatTATGAATGTGATGCATTTGGAAAAAATTTGAGCGTGAACACTGTTACTTTAAGGAAATCAAACAGTGAGAGTGACTTAAGTGGATTGATTTTAAAGCATCATTTGGACTTGCTAATACCAGAAACAGATTATGGGAGAATAGAGTCAGATGATTTTACTGTGTTTGATAAATTGTTTCTTCCTAGCAAGCCTGAGGGAGCTGATAGATGGTTCAAACACTGTGAATTTGCTAAATGCAATCATGAGAGCTGCAGAAAGTCCCAGATTGTCATATATCACAGAACTCGTTTAGGAGAGAAGCTCTACGAATGCAGTCAGTGTAGGAAACGCTTTAGTAAGAAATCAagtctcattagacatcagaacAGACATGTCAGAGAAATAGCCTATGGCTGTGGTAACTGTGGCAAAACCTTTCTCCAGAAGTCACAGTTTGTGACACATCACAGAACTCATACAGGAGAGAAACCATACGATTGTAGccagtgtgggaaagccttctCTCAGAAGTCCCAGCTCACATCCCATCAGAGGACACATACAGGcgagaaaccctatgaatgtggagagtgtggaaaagcattcTCCCGGAAGTCTCATCTCATATCCCATTGGAGGACACACACAGGAGAAAAGCCCTATGGATGCAATGAATGTGGGAGAGCCTTCAGTGAAAAGTCAAATCTGATTAaccatcagagaattcacacaggagagaaaccttTTGAATGCAGGGATTGTGGGAAAGCCTTTAGCAGGAAGTCACAACTTGTTACACATCACAGAACTCATACAGGAACAAAGCCCTATGGATGTAGTGATTGCAGAAAAGCCTTCTTTGAGAAGTCAGAGCTTATTAGGCATCAGACCATCCATACTGGAGAGAAACCTTACGAATGCAGTGAATGTAGGAAAGCATTTAGGGAGCGGTCAAGTCTCATTAATCATCAGAGAACTCATACAGGAGAGAAACCCCATGGGTGCATccagtgtgggaaagccttctCCCAGAAGTCCCATCTCATATCACATCAGatgacacacacaggggagaagccatatGTATGCAGCAAATGTGGGAAAGCTTTCAGTAGGAAATCTCAGCTTGTTAGACACCAGAGAACTCATACAGGAGAAAAGCCCTATGAAtgcagtgaatgtggaaaagctttcagTGAAAAACTAAGTCTCACTAACCATCAGAGAATTCATACAGGAGAAAAACCctatgtgtgcagtgtgtgtgggagAGCTTTTTGTCAGAAGTCGCATCTCATATCACATCAGCGgacacacacaggagagaaaccctATGAGTGCActgagtgtgggaaagcctttggTGAGAAATCAAGCCTTGCAACACATCAGCGAACACACACAGGAGAAAAGCCCTATGAATGCAGGGACTGTGAAAAGGCCTTCTCCCAGAAGTCACAATTGAACACTcaccagagaatccacactgggcaGAAACCCTATGAATGTTTTTGTGGGAAAGCTTTTTTTGAGAAGTCAGAGCTGATTAGACATCAGAGAACTCATACGGGAGAAAAGCCATTTGAATGTAATGAATGTAGAAAAGCCTTTAGGGAGAAGTCAAGTCTCATTAATCACCAGCGAATACATACAGGAGAGAAGCCCTtcgaatgcagtgagtgtggtaAAGCCTTCTCTCGAAAGTCACATCTTATACCTCATCAGAGGACACATACAGGTGAGAGACCTTTCGGATGCAGTGACTGTCGGAAGGCCTTCTCTCAGAAATCACAACTTGTCAATCATCAGAGAATTCATACTGGAGAGAAGCCGTATGGATGCAAtgaatgtgggaaagccttcTCACAGAAATCACAGCTCATTAATCATCAGAGAACTCACACAGAGAGGAAATCCTAG
- the LOC101526436 gene encoding zinc finger protein 84 isoform X2, giving the protein MMWHQDNQDKLKNMRKDYECDAFGKNLSVNTVTLRKSNSESDLSGLILKHHLDLLIPETDYGRIESDDFTVFDKLFLPSKPEGADRWFKHCEFAKCNHESCRKSQIVIYHRTRLGEKLYECSQCRKRFSKKSSLIRHQNRHVREIAYGCGNCGKTFLQKSQFVTHHRTHTGEKPYDCSQCGKAFSQKSQLTSHQRTHTGEKPYECGECGKAFSRKSHLISHWRTHTGEKPYGCNECGRAFSEKSNLINHQRIHTGEKPFECRDCGKAFSRKSQLVTHHRTHTGTKPYGCSDCRKAFFEKSELIRHQTIHTGEKPYECSECRKAFRERSSLINHQRTHTGEKPHGCIQCGKAFSQKSHLISHQMTHTGEKPYVCSKCGKAFSRKSQLVRHQRTHTGEKPYECSECGKAFSEKLSLTNHQRIHTGEKPYVCSVCGRAFCQKSHLISHQRTHTGEKPYECTECGKAFGEKSSLATHQRTHTGEKPYECRDCEKAFSQKSQLNTHQRIHTGQKPYECFCGKAFFEKSELIRHQRTHTGEKPFECNECRKAFREKSSLINHQRIHTGEKPFECSECGKAFSRKSHLIPHQRTHTGERPFGCSDCRKAFSQKSQLVNHQRIHTGEKPYGCNECGKAFSQKSQLINHQRTHTERKS; this is encoded by the coding sequence ATGATGTGGCACCAGGATAACCAAGACAAacttaaaaatatgagaaaagatTATGAATGTGATGCATTTGGAAAAAATTTGAGCGTGAACACTGTTACTTTAAGGAAATCAAACAGTGAGAGTGACTTAAGTGGATTGATTTTAAAGCATCATTTGGACTTGCTAATACCAGAAACAGATTATGGGAGAATAGAGTCAGATGATTTTACTGTGTTTGATAAATTGTTTCTTCCTAGCAAGCCTGAGGGAGCTGATAGATGGTTCAAACACTGTGAATTTGCTAAATGCAATCATGAGAGCTGCAGAAAGTCCCAGATTGTCATATATCACAGAACTCGTTTAGGAGAGAAGCTCTACGAATGCAGTCAGTGTAGGAAACGCTTTAGTAAGAAATCAagtctcattagacatcagaacAGACATGTCAGAGAAATAGCCTATGGCTGTGGTAACTGTGGCAAAACCTTTCTCCAGAAGTCACAGTTTGTGACACATCACAGAACTCATACAGGAGAGAAACCATACGATTGTAGccagtgtgggaaagccttctCTCAGAAGTCCCAGCTCACATCCCATCAGAGGACACATACAGGcgagaaaccctatgaatgtggagagtgtggaaaagcattcTCCCGGAAGTCTCATCTCATATCCCATTGGAGGACACACACAGGAGAAAAGCCCTATGGATGCAATGAATGTGGGAGAGCCTTCAGTGAAAAGTCAAATCTGATTAaccatcagagaattcacacaggagagaaaccttTTGAATGCAGGGATTGTGGGAAAGCCTTTAGCAGGAAGTCACAACTTGTTACACATCACAGAACTCATACAGGAACAAAGCCCTATGGATGTAGTGATTGCAGAAAAGCCTTCTTTGAGAAGTCAGAGCTTATTAGGCATCAGACCATCCATACTGGAGAGAAACCTTACGAATGCAGTGAATGTAGGAAAGCATTTAGGGAGCGGTCAAGTCTCATTAATCATCAGAGAACTCATACAGGAGAGAAACCCCATGGGTGCATccagtgtgggaaagccttctCCCAGAAGTCCCATCTCATATCACATCAGatgacacacacaggggagaagccatatGTATGCAGCAAATGTGGGAAAGCTTTCAGTAGGAAATCTCAGCTTGTTAGACACCAGAGAACTCATACAGGAGAAAAGCCCTATGAAtgcagtgaatgtggaaaagctttcagTGAAAAACTAAGTCTCACTAACCATCAGAGAATTCATACAGGAGAAAAACCctatgtgtgcagtgtgtgtgggagAGCTTTTTGTCAGAAGTCGCATCTCATATCACATCAGCGgacacacacaggagagaaaccctATGAGTGCActgagtgtgggaaagcctttggTGAGAAATCAAGCCTTGCAACACATCAGCGAACACACACAGGAGAAAAGCCCTATGAATGCAGGGACTGTGAAAAGGCCTTCTCCCAGAAGTCACAATTGAACACTcaccagagaatccacactgggcaGAAACCCTATGAATGTTTTTGTGGGAAAGCTTTTTTTGAGAAGTCAGAGCTGATTAGACATCAGAGAACTCATACGGGAGAAAAGCCATTTGAATGTAATGAATGTAGAAAAGCCTTTAGGGAGAAGTCAAGTCTCATTAATCACCAGCGAATACATACAGGAGAGAAGCCCTtcgaatgcagtgagtgtggtaAAGCCTTCTCTCGAAAGTCACATCTTATACCTCATCAGAGGACACATACAGGTGAGAGACCTTTCGGATGCAGTGACTGTCGGAAGGCCTTCTCTCAGAAATCACAACTTGTCAATCATCAGAGAATTCATACTGGAGAGAAGCCGTATGGATGCAAtgaatgtgggaaagccttcTCACAGAAATCACAGCTCATTAATCATCAGAGAACTCACACAGAGAGGAAATCCTAG